The genomic stretch GTATTAACATTAGAAGTATCAGTATTTAATATACCATCACTAGAAACATTAGTATTATTTGAATTCAAAGTATTAGAATTGTTAGTATTTAATAGATTATCACTAGAAGTATTAATAGGATCAACAGAACTATTAACATCTGAATTTAACTGATCGTTTGAATTTAAGACATTTGATGCATCTGATTCGCCATATATTTCATTATTAACGTTATTTAAAATATTTTTATCTTCAAAATTAACATTTTCATTATAATTTACATCACTTGCAAATGTTACCCCTATAGATAAAAAGAACAGAGATAACATTACCATAAGTAATGCTTTTTTCTTTAACGAAATTTTTCCACCTCGAATTATCTCATTATCCTCATTGTCATTTTGACCTCACTTTTCAAATTAACAATTTGTATAATGGATAATTAGTATATTATACCAATCCCTTATAAACGTTTCTAAAATAAGAATAAAGAATAAAATGAGCTAATTTATTAATAATTACTATAAATTAAGGGAATACCTAGAATACAGATATAATTTATTCATATTATGCATAAACATTTAAAGTAGTAGGTTAAGTCATGCTTAGTTTTTACATGAAAATTAACCTAGTCAAAGTAAATATAGGTTAATATAAAGCTAATTATAATTTAAGCATTTATAATAAGGTATTTTAATTAAAAATAAGAGAATAATATGTTAAAAATGAGAATTTAGTTAAAAATTAACATATTGTTCAAAAATTCATTCAGTTTAAGAAAAGAAAATATAAATCTTATTTAGTCAAGATTTTTGCTATATTTTTCTACAATTTACTTAACAATTTACTTAATTTTATTATTAACTTTACTATTAATTTTAACTATTAATTCTATTAAAAATATCAATGAAAATAATAATTATAATAGTTATAATAATTATAATAATTATATTATAATAATAATAATTATAATAATATTTATAATAGTAATAATAATAGTAATAATAATTGTAATAATTGTAATATTATAATAATCTAATAATCTAATAACAATAATAAAACAGATATAATGATATTGATAAGGATAATTTTAATGGAAATAATAATGATATTATAATACAATGATAATAAAATAATGAATATTTAAAAAATATTACAACTATAAAAAATATTAAAACTATAAATCATTAAAAAATTAAATTAATATAGAATTATAAAATTAAGCATAATCAATATAAAATAATTAAAAACAATCAAGAATAATCAAAAACAATTAATAACAATTATTGAAGTATTAAAATAGAGAAATAATGATATATGAAAAAAATGTAATTATGAAAAAGCCTTTGAAGGTTGATATTAGATTTGCATCAGTTTATCCCAATGTATATAAGACAGCAATGTCCTCTTTAGGATATCAAATAATATATGGAATGATAAATGAGAGAAAAGATAGTTGGTGTGAAAGAGTGGTTTATCCAGATGCAAGAAGCATTGAATCTAACAGTCCTCTTAAAGACTTTGATATAATTAGCTTTTCACTTCAATATGAACAAGACTATTTTAATATGTTAGAAATGCTTAAAAAAGCTGAAATTCCTCTAAGAAGAAAGGATAGAAAAATAAAAGAGGATTTTGATAAAAAAAAATCTGATTATCCATTAATTATAGCTGGAGGGCCCTGTGCAACTTCTAATCCACTGCCTATTTCTGATTTTATTGATATATTCATTATTGGAGAATTTGAACCTATATTAAATGACTTTTTAGATTTATATAAAAAGTTAAAACATCCAATTAAACAATTAGAATCTTTTTTATCTTTAAAAGGAATCTATCTCCCTTCAATAGATAATAAGGTAAAAAGAATCATTGTAGAAGATATGGATCATGCTTACCATGTAACCAATCCAATAATAGCAAAAGCTGAAAAAAAAGAAGATGAAGACTCTTTACCAGTTTTTGGTAATTCAATACTTCTTAATGTATCAAGAGGATGTGCAAGAGGATGTAGATTCTGTATGTCAGGATATTTATATCGTCCACTAAGAGAAACAAAACTTCAAAAGCTATTTGATGTTGCAGAAAAAGCTAGAGCTAATACAGGCTTGAAAAAAGTTTCATTAATTGGAGCAGCTGTTTCTGATTATTCAAAGATTGATGAATTGATAAAAGGATTGTTAGATAGAGGATTTCAAATTTCAACACCTTCTATGAGAATTGAATCTATAACTACAAAATCTCTTAATTTTTTGAAAAAAAGTGGTGCTAAAACAATTACAATAGCTCCAGAGTCTATTTATCCTCTTAGAAAATCTATTAATAAAAATATACCTGATGAGAAGATATTTAAAATTATTAAAAAAGCTACTGAGTTAGGGCTTAATTTAAAATTATATTTTTTAATAGGATTGATTAATGAAACAGAAGAAGATATTGAAGAATTAGGATTATATATTAAAAAAATACATTTTTTAAAAGACAAAAACTCTATAAAGTTTAGTATTAATCCTTTAATCCCTAAACCTCATACTCCAATGCAATGGGAAGGATATGATTTAAAAGATATTAAATCTAAGATAAAATATCTTAAAAAAGAATTAAAAGGGATTGATGTTAAATTTGATAGTCCAAAAATGGGATTAATACAATATGTTTTATCTTGTAAAGGAAGAGAAATAGGAAATATCCTAGAAAAATCTCTTGATTTAAAAATTCCAATCAAAGAATGGGAAAAACATAGCAAAGGATATTATAATAATAGTAATAGTAATAATAATATTATTAGTAATACTAATATTAATAATAGTATTAGTAATAATAATATTAATATTAATACTAATATTAGTAATAATACCAGTAATATAAATAAAGTATTAGATAAAGAAAAAGAGAGTAGTAATAATAGTAATATAATGGAGAGAGTGTTAGGGTTAGAAACTAAACTTCCTTGGGAAAATATAGATATTGGATTAAATAAAAACTTTCTAAGAGAAGAAAGAAAGAAAATATTTAACTATGAAGATACTGAATGGTGTCAAAGAGCATCATGTTATAAATGTGGTAGTTGTAAATAGATACTCAGATTAATAAAATATATCATATTAGTAAAGTATTCTATTAATAAAATATTCTATCAATAAAATATCATATAATAAATCAAATATTTCATATAATTTAAAAAAAAAAAATTATAATTTAAAATATAATTATAATATAATTATAATATAATTAGAATATAATTAGAATATAATTGGAATATAATTGGAATCTAACTTGAATATGACTTGAATATAATTGGAATTAATTAAAAATTATATCAACTTAATAATTAATTAAATAACTAATTAAATAACTAATTAAAAATCAAAGAATCGAAGGAAATAAATAAAATAGTGATAACTATGGTTAAACCAGCTGAAAGACTAAAATCAATTGAATTATCCCAAATAAGAAAAATGTTCGAAGTGTGTGATGACAGTGCCATTAGTTTAGGGATAGGAGAACCTGACTTTGATATTCCTGAAAATGTTAAAATAGCTATTAATAATGCACTTGAGGAAGGTTTTACTCACTATACACATAATAAAGGGTTTTTAGAATTACGAGAAGAAATATCAAAAAAACTAAGAAGTGATAATAAAGTAAATATAGATCCTAATTCCATATTAGTTACTGTAGGAGCAAGTGAAGCATTGTATATATGTGCACAAGGATTTTTTGAAAAAGGAGATGAAATATTAATTCCAGATCCTGGTTTTTTATCATATAAAGCCTGTGTAGATATTTCTGAAGCCACAACTATTCCTGTTGAAGCAAAAATTAGTAATGATTATAAAATTAAGCTTGAAGATGTAGAAGAAAAAATATCATCAAAAACTAAAGCATTCATAATGAATTCTCCTTCAAATCCAACAGGAGCAGTTATGGATAAAAAAGACATTAAAGCTATTGCTGATTTAGCTACTGATCATGATTTTATCATAATTAGTGATGAAATTTATGAAAAGATAATATATGATAAAAAACATTACTCTCCCAAACAATTTACTGATAATGCTATTATTATTAATGGTTTTTCTAAAACTTATGCAATGACTGGTCTTAGAATAGGTTATTTGGCTGGAGAAGAAGAAATAATTGAAGAGCTACTTAAAGTGCATCAATATAATACAGCTTGTGCTCCTTCAATTTCACAAATAGGTGGGTATGAAGCATTAAAAGGACCCCAAGGATATGTTAAAACCATGGTTAAAGAATTTAAAAGACGAAAAGATTTAATTTCAAAACGTTTAGATGATTTAAATCTAGAATGTACTCCTTTAGAAGGAGCATTTTATGCATTTCCCCAAGTAGAAAATGCTAAAGATTATGTTAAAAAAGCATTGGATGTTGGTGTTATCACTGTTCCTGGAAGTGGATTTGGTCAAACATGCGAATGTAATGTAAGAATGTCATATGCAAACTCTTATGAAAACATTGAAGAAGCTATGAATAGATTAGAGAAAATCAAATAATAAAACATGAAAAATAATATTAAATAATAACAAAAACATTACAACAATAACAAAAATATTACAACAATAGTAGCAAAATAATAAAAATACTAAAATAATATATAGTATTAAAATAATAATAAAAAATATTAAAATAATAATAAGAATAATAATAGTAAGAATAATAAAAAATATTAACAATAATATAATATTACATATAAATTTTAAAAAGCAAACCAAAGGTTGTGTTTAAATAGAACATTTTAAACGAAATAAAGAAGGAAAAAAAGCAGCTACAATAGGAATAGCTGGAAATATATTTTTAACAATTTTTAATATAACCATTGGAATAATTTCAGGTAGTTTTGCTCTTGTAGCTGAGGGAGCACATACACTATCAGACATAGCTACCTCAGTTATAGCTTATGTTGGTTTTAAAATAGGTCAAAAACCTCCTGATGATGAACATCCATTAGGACATGGAAGAGCTGAAGCAATAGCAGGTCTTGTTATAGTTATATTCTTAACATTAATAGCTTATGAAATAATAAGTTTAGCAATTGAAAAACTATTTTTCGGAAGTAATATATCCTCACCAACATATTTAGCAGGAATAATGGCATTAGCAGGGATAATAATTAATATATTTATGAGTAGGTATATTATAAACGTTGGAAAAAGAATAAACAGTCCTGCAATAGTGGCTGATGGTAAACATCAGCAAATGGATATATTATCATGTATAGCTATTCTAATTAGTGTTATCTTATCACAGTTTGGTTATACTTTTTTAGATCCATTAGTAGGATTAATTATAGGAATATTTGTATTGAAAGCTGCCTTTGAAGTTGGAAGAGATAATATAAATAACATAATGGGAAAATTACCATCAAAAGAATTGATTGATGAAATTAAAGAAATTTCTAATTCTATAAATGGAGTTTGTGGGGTTCACAGTATAAGAGTGAATTATTTTGGTTCATATGCAACACTAACACTACATGTTGAAGTTAAACCTGATTTATCATTGAAAAAATCACATGAGATAATACATAAAGTTCAAGATAAGCTAACAGAAAAAATAGATATAGTTCAACTAGTAATAGCACATGCCTGCCCATATGGAGAAGAATATGACCACAAAGAACCTCTTGATAAAATGTAATACATGATTTATCAATCCAAAAAAAGAAACGCCGGGGACGGGATTTGAACCCGCGAGATCCAAGGGATCATTGGATTAGCAGTCCAACGCCGTACCAGGCTGGGCCACCCCGACATATGATTTTTAAAATATTTACTAAATAATTAAAATAGCTTTAGTATTTTTTATTTTATTTTTAGTAATTTACTATTTTAATTTAATGATTTATGCTATTTAAAACAGCTATCTTGTATTTGTATGATTTTACTTATAAACCTTATGCTATTTCATTTACATACTATATATAAAAAGACTATAATTGTTTATATTAAAACACCATATTAGTATCTCTATTAATATTAGCTGAAAAACTCTAAAAATCTATTTTAATATTATTTCAAAATAATTAGTTTAATTATTTAATTATAATATTCAATTTATCAATTAAGTATAATATTTGAAATTATAATAATCATAAACGGCATGTTCAGAAGTGGACTAGTATCAATAATAACAGTACTCTCAAAAATCAACTCCGCCCCGCTAATCTACAAGCATCAAGTGTTTATGGTAGAGCTGCTCCTTTCCAGGCCTGACACGTTCCCACAAAAAACATAATTAATCTTAACCCTCCAGTTAAAACCTTATGACCAATGATCCTGTAGGACGAGGTTTCTATATCAATTTTCAAGGCTGTTATTAAATCCAAAAGCCGCCTTCTGAACTTCAACTGCACCTAAGGGGGTGTGTGCTTACAGAGGACCCCTAACCCTCCAGTCTAGCCAATAAAGATATTGTTTTTAATGTTATATAAATGTTTTTAAATTGGTTATAAATTTATAAATAAAATTTATAAATAATATCAAAATTCTATTAAAAAATACTCAAAGATATTTAAAAATGATTAAAAATATTTAAAAATGTTTAAAAATAATAGAAGTGGTTAAAAATAATTAAAAATATCTTTTTAAAAATTAGAAACAAAATAATGATTAAAAAATGCATTTATTCTCAAATATCAAAATAAAAACAAAACCAAATTAAAAACAAATTAAAAAATTAAAAATAGTTAGATAAAAAAGAAAAAAATTACAAAAATAATATGAAATGTAATATAAAAAACAATATGAAAAGCAATATGAAAAATAATGAATGAAAAATAAATGAAAAAGTAATAATAATCTGAAATAATGTAAGAATATTACAATTTTATAATACAATTATTTAATTGTATATAACAATATAAACTCCTAAATATCAACGCCATAATTATTTAAGAGCTTTTATAATATCTCCATCAGATATTATCCCAACAAGGTTACCATTTTCTAAAACAGGAAGCTGGTTTACAATGCTACCACCAGGAGCATTCTCTTCCATAGCACAAATAGCATCATATAAAGATTCTTCAGGACTTACTGAAGTTACATTTTTAACCATTACACTTGAAACTTTTGTTCCTAATTTATAATTGTCTAATATCAAATTATATCCTAAATCTGAAGCTGTAACGATCCCAATCATCTTTCCATCTTCATCTAAAACTGGAAGAGCACTGACCTTGTTTTTCATTAATTTTTCAAATGCAAATACAACATCTTCATCAGGATTCGTAGTGAAAACATTTTTAGTCATTACCTCACTTATTTTTTTATTTTTTAACATCATTTATACCTCCATAAGTCTCAGTTATATGTTTTATTATTGAATCTATAGTAGTTACAACATCAATATTTTCAATAGCAGGAACATCGAACTTACTTGCTTGTGATTCAAAATATTTATGAGTTTTTCTAATTGCAAAAAAGTTATCTAAATATCTTTGAAGAGGTCTTCTAGCCCACATCTGCCTACACCTTGAGTAAAACCTACCCTTATGTATTTCTTTATCTTGTAATGTCAATACAAACATTACAACATTATTTTTTTCAATTAATTCTTGTTTAATAAATCC from Methanobrevibacter arboriphilus JCM 13429 = DSM 1125 encodes the following:
- a CDS encoding radical SAM protein; translated protein: MIYEKNVIMKKPLKVDIRFASVYPNVYKTAMSSLGYQIIYGMINERKDSWCERVVYPDARSIESNSPLKDFDIISFSLQYEQDYFNMLEMLKKAEIPLRRKDRKIKEDFDKKKSDYPLIIAGGPCATSNPLPISDFIDIFIIGEFEPILNDFLDLYKKLKHPIKQLESFLSLKGIYLPSIDNKVKRIIVEDMDHAYHVTNPIIAKAEKKEDEDSLPVFGNSILLNVSRGCARGCRFCMSGYLYRPLRETKLQKLFDVAEKARANTGLKKVSLIGAAVSDYSKIDELIKGLLDRGFQISTPSMRIESITTKSLNFLKKSGAKTITIAPESIYPLRKSINKNIPDEKIFKIIKKATELGLNLKLYFLIGLINETEEDIEELGLYIKKIHFLKDKNSIKFSINPLIPKPHTPMQWEGYDLKDIKSKIKYLKKELKGIDVKFDSPKMGLIQYVLSCKGREIGNILEKSLDLKIPIKEWEKHSKGYYNNSNSNNNIISNTNINNSISNNNININTNISNNTSNINKVLDKEKESSNNSNIMERVLGLETKLPWENIDIGLNKNFLREERKKIFNYEDTEWCQRASCYKCGSCK
- a CDS encoding pyridoxal phosphate-dependent aminotransferase, with the translated sequence MVKPAERLKSIELSQIRKMFEVCDDSAISLGIGEPDFDIPENVKIAINNALEEGFTHYTHNKGFLELREEISKKLRSDNKVNIDPNSILVTVGASEALYICAQGFFEKGDEILIPDPGFLSYKACVDISEATTIPVEAKISNDYKIKLEDVEEKISSKTKAFIMNSPSNPTGAVMDKKDIKAIADLATDHDFIIISDEIYEKIIYDKKHYSPKQFTDNAIIINGFSKTYAMTGLRIGYLAGEEEIIEELLKVHQYNTACAPSISQIGGYEALKGPQGYVKTMVKEFKRRKDLISKRLDDLNLECTPLEGAFYAFPQVENAKDYVKKALDVGVITVPGSGFGQTCECNVRMSYANSYENIEEAMNRLEKIK
- a CDS encoding cation diffusion facilitator family transporter, with the translated sequence MEHFKRNKEGKKAATIGIAGNIFLTIFNITIGIISGSFALVAEGAHTLSDIATSVIAYVGFKIGQKPPDDEHPLGHGRAEAIAGLVIVIFLTLIAYEIISLAIEKLFFGSNISSPTYLAGIMALAGIIINIFMSRYIINVGKRINSPAIVADGKHQQMDILSCIAILISVILSQFGYTFLDPLVGLIIGIFVLKAAFEVGRDNINNIMGKLPSKELIDEIKEISNSINGVCGVHSIRVNYFGSYATLTLHVEVKPDLSLKKSHEIIHKVQDKLTEKIDIVQLVIAHACPYGEEYDHKEPLDKM
- a CDS encoding CBS domain-containing protein; this translates as MLKNKKISEVMTKNVFTTNPDEDVVFAFEKLMKNKVSALPVLDEDGKMIGIVTASDLGYNLILDNYKLGTKVSSVMVKNVTSVSPEESLYDAICAMEENAPGGSIVNQLPVLENGNLVGIISDGDIIKALK